A single region of the Lotus japonicus ecotype B-129 chromosome 4, LjGifu_v1.2 genome encodes:
- the LOC130715027 gene encoding putative pectinesterase 52, with protein sequence MNPKADIKVAVAAVVAGDKSFFFQCSFLGYQDTLIAAMGRHYYKDCYIQGEVDFIAGAGQSYFEDCKINVTHGQGYVPGFITAQSRASPNDPNGFVFEGGSVDGTGKVNLGRAWGPCSRVIFHKTYLSSVVTRKGWSFWNFPGQVDKITYAEVDCTGPGANSPLRVTWEKNITASELQEYSKSSFIDEDGWLANIPIKY encoded by the exons ATGAATCCCAAAGCGGACATTAAAGTAGCAGTGGCAGCTGTTGTAGCTGGAGACAAATCCTTCTTCTTCCAGTGTAGTTTCCTGGGTTATCAAGACACTCTCATTGCTGCGATGGGACGCCATTACTATAAAGATTGCTACATTCAAGGTGAGGTGGACTTCATTGCTGGTGCCGGGCAATCTTATTTTGAG GATTGCAAAATCAATGTCACACATGGACAGGGTTATGTTCCTGGTTTTATCACAGCTCAATCCAGGGCTTCACCAAATGACCCAAATGGTTTTGTTTTTGAGGGAGGTTCGGTTGATGGGACTGGTAAGGTGAATCTAGGAAGAGCATGGGGCCCTTGCTCGAGAGTTATATTTCATAAAACGTACCTTTCTTCAGTGGTGACCCGAAAAGGATGGAGCTTTTGGAACTTTCCTGGTCAAGT GGATAAGATTACCTATGCAGAAGTTGACTGTACAGGACCTGGGGCTAATAGTCCCCTCCGTGTCACGTGGGAGAAGAATATAACTGCTTCAGAACTACAAGAATATTCCAAATCATCTTTCATTGATGAAGATGGATGGCTTGCCAACATTCCAATTAAGTACTAG
- the LOC130712167 gene encoding putative pectinesterase 10 has product MELLPQPMISPLILLVICYFYLGAAIDCGGNHISKTITIDKSGSGGAFGSIQAGINSIESNNAQWVKIHINSGVYTEKVSIPYDKPCIILEGEGGRNTVISYGDTRTPASWEATFTSSPPNVIVSGITFEVNTLMTRYAYKFDNYSVV; this is encoded by the exons ATGGAGTTGCTTCCTCAACCAATGATTTCCCCTCTAATCCTGCTTGTTATTTGTTACTTTTATCTTGGAGCAGCCATAGATTGTGGTGGAAACCACATTTCAAAAACCATTACCATCGATAAATCTGGCAGTGGAGGAGCATTTGGAAGCATTCAAGCTGGTATTAATTCTATAGAGAGTAACAATGCCCAGTGGGTTAAGATTCACATAAATTCTGGCGTGTACAC GGAAAAAGTTTCAATTCCATATGATAAACCATGCATTATCTTAGAAGGAGAAGGCGGTCGCAATACAGTCATTTCTTATGGTGATACCCGAACACCTGCTAGCTGGGAGGCTACATTCACTTCAAGTCCACCTAATGTGATAGTGAGTGGCATCACCTTTGAGGTAAACACATTAATGACTAGATATGCCTACAAATTTGATAACTACTCAGTTGTTTAA